The Asticcacaulis excentricus CB 48 genome includes a window with the following:
- the lpxK gene encoding tetraacyldisaccharide 4'-kinase encodes MPLKARRLKTPDWWYKREAKGAPLTRYALAPLAWIWEAVTITRFLTAKPYRSPVCVISVGNATLGGSGKTPIERELLRRLKKLGHRASGLSRGYGGSLSGPVRVDPTLHSAAEVGDEALMLARDYDMVIARDRAEGLRLIEGEGFEIAIADDAHQNVKIAKDIHLLVVDGDTTNDGWPFGDGSVFPMGPMREPLAIALKRADIVVLWLPHEKSVVDQKLLRLFGDLPVFVARLIPMPVGEPGKVVGFAGIAKPWKFRATLEGLGYAVADFHAYADHEPLSEADLTALERQAQTRGASLITTEKDWIKLSPAWREKIAFLPITARFDDQAGFMGALTALMPGTQISQN; translated from the coding sequence ATGCCGCTTAAAGCCCGCCGACTAAAGACCCCCGACTGGTGGTACAAGCGCGAGGCGAAGGGCGCGCCGCTCACCCGCTACGCTTTGGCGCCACTGGCGTGGATCTGGGAGGCGGTGACGATCACGCGCTTCCTGACCGCCAAGCCCTATCGCTCGCCCGTCTGCGTCATCTCGGTCGGCAATGCGACGCTGGGCGGGTCAGGCAAGACGCCGATTGAGCGCGAACTGCTGCGCCGCTTGAAAAAGCTGGGTCATAGGGCCAGCGGCCTGTCGCGTGGCTATGGCGGGTCGCTGAGCGGCCCTGTCAGGGTCGATCCCACCCTCCACAGCGCCGCCGAGGTGGGCGACGAAGCCCTGATGCTGGCGCGCGACTATGACATGGTGATTGCGCGCGACCGCGCCGAAGGCCTGCGCCTGATCGAAGGCGAAGGTTTTGAGATCGCCATTGCCGACGACGCGCATCAGAATGTGAAGATCGCCAAGGATATTCACCTGCTGGTCGTTGATGGCGATACTACGAATGACGGCTGGCCGTTTGGTGACGGGTCTGTGTTCCCAATGGGGCCGATGCGGGAACCTCTAGCCATCGCCCTCAAACGCGCCGACATCGTGGTCCTGTGGTTGCCTCACGAGAAATCCGTCGTCGATCAGAAGCTCTTACGCCTATTCGGCGACCTGCCAGTCTTTGTGGCGCGCCTGATCCCGATGCCTGTGGGCGAACCGGGTAAGGTGGTGGGCTTTGCGGGAATCGCCAAGCCGTGGAAGTTCCGCGCGACCCTGGAAGGGCTGGGCTATGCGGTGGCCGATTTTCACGCCTATGCCGACCACGAACCGCTGAGCGAGGCCGATCTGACGGCGCTGGAAAGGCAGGCGCAGACCCGCGGGGCGAGCCTGATCACCACGGAAAAGGATTGGATAAAGCTCAGCCCGGCGTGGCGCGAAAAGATCGCCTTCCTGCCGATCACGGCGCGCTTTGACGATCAGGCGGGGTTCATGGGGGCGCTGACGGCGCTGATGCCAGGGACGCAGATCAGCCAAAATTAA
- a CDS encoding 3-deoxy-D-manno-octulosonic acid transferase, translated as MTLMLRLYAAAMQAFHAIAPNLLWHRAARNKEDPARLNERLGIAGKPRPDGPMIWLHGVSVGESLSALPVINQLLNDYPDLHILITTATTTSAEILSQRLPERAVHQYAPLDTPQAVTKFLDHWHPDLAVFIESDLWPNQLKGLDQRGITRLLISARITAKTHQGWQNIRRSMQSLLKGFALILPQDSGSDQRLRDMVGTEAEQMGPLANLKTIGAPLPDDAQKRETLEALFAGRTVILAASTHLTEEAYIATALDDILRQTGALLVIVPRHPVRAEAIRLDLEALGFRVTQRSKLGSKLDSPSAETHIYLADTLGELGVFFRLADMVIMAGSFSEKIGGHNPLEAARLGKAVITGPDLYNWDAVYQQMFDAGAAFRVSGRQELGFLAQGLIDNPAALLDAHRIAQALAQREAGTLDTVMAHLKPFLPGNAPSPDDESHEAADAA; from the coding sequence ATGACCCTGATGCTCCGCCTTTACGCCGCCGCCATGCAGGCCTTTCACGCCATCGCGCCCAACCTGTTGTGGCACCGCGCTGCGCGCAACAAGGAAGACCCGGCGCGCCTCAATGAGCGGCTGGGTATTGCCGGAAAGCCGCGCCCGGACGGGCCGATGATCTGGCTGCACGGGGTCAGCGTCGGTGAAAGCCTGTCGGCCCTGCCGGTCATTAATCAACTCTTGAACGACTACCCCGACCTGCACATTCTCATCACCACCGCCACCACCACATCGGCGGAAATCCTGTCGCAGCGCCTGCCGGAACGCGCCGTGCATCAGTACGCGCCGCTCGATACGCCGCAAGCGGTGACGAAGTTCCTCGACCACTGGCACCCCGATCTGGCCGTTTTTATCGAAAGCGACCTGTGGCCCAACCAGCTGAAAGGCCTCGATCAGCGCGGCATCACCCGCCTGCTGATCAGCGCGCGTATCACCGCCAAAACGCATCAGGGCTGGCAAAACATCCGCCGTTCGATGCAGAGCCTGCTGAAGGGCTTTGCCCTCATCCTGCCGCAAGACAGCGGCTCTGATCAACGGTTGAGGGACATGGTTGGGACCGAGGCGGAGCAGATGGGGCCGCTGGCCAATCTGAAGACCATCGGCGCGCCCCTGCCCGATGACGCCCAAAAACGTGAGACGCTGGAGGCCCTGTTTGCCGGGCGCACCGTTATACTGGCCGCCAGCACCCACCTGACCGAAGAGGCCTATATCGCCACGGCGCTGGACGACATTCTGCGCCAGACGGGGGCGCTGTTGGTCATCGTACCGCGCCACCCGGTGCGCGCCGAAGCTATCCGCCTTGATCTGGAGGCGCTCGGTTTTCGAGTGACCCAAAGATCAAAATTGGGATCAAAACTGGACAGCCCGTCCGCAGAGACGCATATTTATCTGGCCGACACGCTCGGCGAACTGGGCGTGTTTTTCCGGCTGGCGGACATGGTCATCATGGCAGGGAGTTTTTCCGAAAAGATCGGCGGCCACAATCCGCTGGAGGCCGCGCGGCTGGGTAAGGCCGTGATCACCGGCCCGGACCTCTATAACTGGGACGCCGTCTATCAGCAGATGTTCGACGCCGGTGCCGCCTTCCGCGTCAGCGGGCGGCAGGAACTGGGCTTTCTGGCGCAGGGGCTGATCGACAATCCGGCGGCCCTGCTTGACGCGCACCGCATCGCTCAGGCGCTGGCGCAGCGTGAGGCCGGGACGCTCGATACTGTTATGGCGCACCTCAAACCCTTCCTGCCCGGTAACGCCCCCTCCCCGGACGACGAAAGCCATGAGGCGGCGGATGCCGCTTAA
- a CDS encoding lysophospholipid acyltransferase family protein: MKSLLESEGFQAFMARLIVGYLKFCYRTTRWTHEGREAAEAVWALGGPALLLLWHQRVHYAPACWPLDRAQKIAILVSLSKSGDFSVRTNTLFGYHIIRGSAAKKSDPTKQKGGAQAFRDMLRWIRAGNAVALTPDGPRGPARDMTEGSLKLSQMSGAPIILIGQSSSRYLSLNSWDRQRIPLPFAVGAMLWEVHPPIAPDADEAQLEARRIELGERLSALTDRADALTGASSRAA, from the coding sequence ATGAAGTCCCTGCTCGAATCCGAAGGCTTTCAGGCCTTTATGGCGCGGCTGATCGTCGGCTATCTCAAATTCTGCTACCGCACGACGCGCTGGACCCACGAAGGCCGTGAGGCCGCCGAAGCCGTGTGGGCTCTGGGCGGCCCGGCCCTGTTGCTGCTGTGGCATCAGCGCGTGCACTATGCCCCCGCATGTTGGCCGCTCGACCGTGCGCAGAAGATCGCCATACTGGTGTCTTTGTCGAAAAGCGGTGATTTTTCAGTCCGTACCAACACACTCTTCGGCTATCACATTATCCGCGGTTCAGCCGCTAAGAAGAGCGACCCCACCAAGCAAAAGGGCGGCGCGCAGGCCTTCCGCGACATGCTGCGCTGGATTCGCGCCGGTAATGCCGTGGCCCTGACGCCCGATGGCCCACGCGGCCCGGCCCGCGACATGACCGAAGGCTCGCTGAAACTGTCACAGATGTCCGGCGCACCCATCATCCTGATCGGGCAGTCGTCATCGCGCTACCTATCGCTCAATAGCTGGGACCGTCAGCGCATCCCCCTGCCCTTCGCCGTGGGGGCCATGCTGTGGGAGGTGCACCCGCCCATCGCACCCGATGCCGACGAAGCCCAGCTTGAGGCGCGCCGTATCGAGCTGGGCGAACGCCTGAGCGCACTCACTGACCGCGCCGACGCCCTGACCGGTGCCTCTTCGAGGGCCGCATGA
- a CDS encoding ABC transporter ATP-binding protein, giving the protein MTPIAADTPALPETGSRAVMARVWRDYLQKYKGFLGLALACAVMVAVSTSFVIWCLKPGIELLFGESDSAAASEVPAFVAAQPLIWVPAVMIGATLVRLVSQLGLATSVNRVGHQLVGRIQSQLFGNMVHADLGHLNKAHSGSYLSSVLFDAGLMREATTNGVVNYVQHGGIVIGSLTYMAFIDWRMTLGVLIAGPVIAAVLGQYNRRTKKAAQGAMDETSSLSTAIMESLDGVKIVKINNREAYEQGRVDAVIARRQKHIIKGANARAAAAPVTEALTTIVLALVVVYAGWRAQSGAMTLGGFTAYISYLGAAGQSLRQLANLQTVMAEGFTAARRLFAALDVAPEIADAPDAQALKPFDRVTFDTVTFAYGDTPVLEGVSFEARAGQSVALVGPSGSGKSTLLNLIPRFYDYTSGEIRFGDTPQRAVTLKSLRDHIALVSQDPFLFDDTIRANIAYGRPDATEAEIVQAARDAAALEFIDDLPDGLDTRVGEAGSRLSGGQKQRIAIARAFLKDAPLLLLDEATSALDTQSEVKVQQALERLMAGRTSLMIAHRLSTVRHADLILVLRDGRITERGTHDDLLTRGGLYAELYRTQFERVPETGEAQTVDAEVGG; this is encoded by the coding sequence ATGACCCCCATTGCCGCCGATACCCCTGCCCTGCCGGAGACCGGCTCGCGCGCCGTCATGGCGCGGGTGTGGCGTGATTATCTGCAAAAATACAAAGGCTTTCTGGGACTGGCGCTAGCGTGCGCCGTCATGGTCGCTGTTTCCACCTCGTTTGTCATCTGGTGCCTGAAGCCCGGCATCGAACTGTTGTTCGGCGAAAGCGATTCGGCAGCGGCGTCCGAAGTCCCGGCCTTTGTCGCCGCCCAGCCGCTGATCTGGGTGCCGGCGGTGATGATCGGGGCGACGCTGGTGCGGCTGGTGTCGCAACTGGGCTTAGCCACCTCGGTCAACCGCGTCGGGCATCAGCTTGTGGGGCGCATTCAGTCGCAACTGTTCGGCAATATGGTCCATGCTGACCTCGGCCACCTCAACAAAGCGCATTCGGGCAGCTATCTGTCCTCGGTGCTGTTTGACGCCGGGCTGATGCGCGAAGCCACCACCAATGGTGTCGTCAACTATGTGCAGCACGGCGGAATTGTCATCGGCTCACTGACCTATATGGCCTTTATCGACTGGCGCATGACGCTGGGTGTGCTGATCGCCGGGCCGGTCATTGCGGCCGTGCTGGGGCAGTATAACCGCCGCACAAAAAAAGCCGCACAAGGCGCGATGGACGAGACCTCTTCGCTGTCCACCGCCATCATGGAAAGCCTCGACGGCGTCAAGATCGTCAAGATCAATAATCGCGAAGCCTATGAGCAGGGCCGCGTCGATGCCGTTATTGCGCGGCGTCAGAAGCACATCATCAAGGGTGCCAATGCCCGTGCGGCCGCCGCCCCGGTGACCGAGGCCCTGACCACCATCGTGCTGGCGCTCGTCGTCGTCTATGCCGGCTGGCGCGCTCAGTCGGGGGCCATGACGCTGGGCGGCTTTACCGCCTATATCTCCTATCTGGGCGCGGCGGGACAGTCCCTGCGGCAACTGGCCAATCTGCAAACCGTGATGGCCGAAGGTTTTACGGCCGCCAGGCGGCTGTTTGCCGCGCTGGACGTCGCGCCGGAAATTGCCGATGCCCCGGACGCGCAGGCACTGAAACCCTTTGACCGCGTGACCTTTGACACTGTCACCTTTGCCTATGGCGACACGCCAGTGCTGGAGGGGGTGAGCTTTGAGGCCCGCGCGGGTCAGTCCGTGGCGCTGGTCGGGCCGTCGGGATCGGGCAAATCGACCCTGCTCAACCTTATTCCGCGCTTCTACGACTATACGAGCGGCGAAATCCGTTTCGGCGACACGCCACAGCGCGCCGTGACGCTCAAATCCCTGCGCGACCATATCGCTCTGGTGTCGCAAGACCCGTTTCTGTTTGACGACACCATCCGCGCCAATATCGCCTATGGCCGCCCTGACGCCACCGAGGCCGAGATCGTGCAGGCGGCGCGCGACGCCGCGGCGCTGGAATTTATCGACGACCTGCCCGATGGCCTCGACACCCGCGTCGGTGAAGCCGGCTCGCGCCTGTCCGGCGGACAGAAACAGCGCATCGCCATTGCGCGCGCCTTCCTGAAAGACGCGCCGCTGCTGCTGCTCGATGAAGCGACCTCCGCACTCGACACCCAGTCCGAGGTCAAGGTGCAGCAGGCGCTGGAACGGCTGATGGCCGGGCGCACCTCTCTGATGATCGCGCACCGCCTTTCGACCGTGCGCCACGCCGACCTGATCCTCGTCCTGCGCGACGGGCGCATCACTGAGCGCGGCACGCACGACGACCTGCTGACGCGCGGCGGCCTCTATGCCGAGCTTTACCGCACGCAGTTCGAGCGGGTGCCAGAGACGGGTGAAGCGCAGACGGTTGACGCAGAGGTGGGCGGATGA